Proteins found in one Miscanthus floridulus cultivar M001 chromosome 4, ASM1932011v1, whole genome shotgun sequence genomic segment:
- the LOC136551317 gene encoding rapid alkalinization factor-like, which translates to MAKLALAVLLLLLTVAASASAAGGSHLDLDLGFLSSGGRSRRECRGTVGECLAEESALDLGESAESHRRALYGGGGYISYRALQRGNVPCSRRGASYYNCRPGAQANPYHRGCSRITRCRG; encoded by the coding sequence ATGGCTAAGCTCGCGCTGGccgtcctcctcctgctgctgacCGTGGCGGCGTCCGCGTCGGCCGCCGGCGGGAGCCACCTGGACCTGGACCTGGGCTTCCTCTCCTCGGGGGGCCGGAGCCGGAGGGAGTGCCGCGGCACGGTGGGCGAGTGCCTCGCCGAGGAGTCCGCCCTGGACCTGGGGGAGTCCGCCGAGTCCCACCGCCGCGCGCTCTACGGCGGCGGCGGGTACATCAGCTACCGCGCTCTACAGCGGGGCAACGTTCCCTGCTCCCGCCGCGGCGCCAGCTACTACAACTGCCGCCCCGGCGCGCAGGCCAACCCCTACCACCGCGGCTGCTCCCGCATCACCCGCTGCCGCGGCTGA
- the LOC136551318 gene encoding rho GTPase-activating protein 2-like, with the protein MVEVMMVPSSNGCGEGGGAGSEGKAEDGQQQGQGQGQGQGQVLALVLAALRKSVVLPCQMADADDPAGAAWGMKIGWPTDVRHVAHVTFDRLHGFLGLPVEFELEIPGQVPSASASVFGVSPESMQCGYDDKGNSVPKILLLMLERLYAQDGLKAEGIFRITPENSQEEHVREQLNSGIVPDDIDVHCLASLIKAWFRELPEGVLDRLSPEQVLHCNTEEQCIELVKLLPATQAALLHWVVELMADVVEEEESNKMNARNVAMVFAPNMTQMSDPLTALMHAVQVMNLLKTLILKTLREREDDDAGAYSSFSSSSSLSDELGEEEDGHDQQDEENDSGSENYICSATERPKDIDKDAALRVDNEHLIGVSRRHTSTDCHLPYVRFSNDNEDVSLDDIEECFVRRLEWKSVRESVDEGDSRSSPPSEKEAEWLSSSENITEGSNTIGEERGRISNATDVSINELRQTEIRTEMTSAEVRSAEKGELILCS; encoded by the exons ATGGTTGAGGTGATGATGGTGCCCAGCTCCAACGGCTGTGGCGAGGGTGGTGGTGCGGGAAGCGAGGGGAAGGCGGAGGACGGGCAGCAGCAGGGGCAGGGGCAAGGACAGGGGCAGGGGCAGGTGCTGGCGCTGGTGCTGGCCGCGCTCCGCAAGTCGGTGGTGCTACCGTGCCAGATGGCGGACGCCGACGACCCAGCGGGCGCGGCCTGGGGGATGAAGATCGGCTGGCCCACCGACGTCCGCCACGTCGCGCACGTCACCTTCGACCGCCTCCACGGCTTCCTCGGCCTCCCCGTCGAGTTCGAGCTCGAGATCCCCGGCCAGGTCCCCAGCGCCAG CGCCAGCGTGTTCGGGGTGTCGCCGGAGTCGATGCAGTGTGGCTACGATGACAAGGGGAACTCGGTGCCCAAGATCCTTCTGCTCATGCTAGAGAGGCTGTATGCCCAGGATGGACTCAAG GCAGAGGGGATCTTCCGGATCACCCCGGAGAACAGCCAGGAGGAGCATGTCAGGGAGCAGCTCAACAGCGGCATCGTGCCTGACGACATCGACGTGCATTGCCTTGCTAGTTTGATCAAG GCCTGGTTCAGAGAACTCCCTGAGGGTGTGCTTGACAGGCTCTCACCTGAGCAAGTCCttcactgcaacacagaggagcAATGCATTGAGCTCGTGAAGCTTCTTCCAGCAACCCAGGCTGCACTTCTTCATTGGGTTGTTGAGCTCATGGCTGATGTTGTTGAGGAAGAGGAGTCAAATAAGATGAATGCAAGAAATGTTGCCATGGTTTTTGCACCTAATATGACACAG ATGTCCGATCCTCTGACAGCTCTGATGCATGCTGTTCAAGTCATGAACTTGCTCAAAACCTTGATTCTGAAAACACTTCGGGAACGTGAGGATGATGATGCAGGAGCCTATTCTTCATTTTCATCTTCGTCATCTTTATCTGATGAACTTGGTGAGGAGGAGGATGGCCATGACCAACAGGATGAGGAAAATGACAGTGGCAGTGAGAACTATATTTGCAGTGCTACCGAAAGACCAAAAGATATTGACAAGGACGCTGCACTAAGAGTAGACAATGAGCATCTGATTGGTGTGTCCAGGAGGCACACATCAACCGATTGTCATTTGCCTTACGTTAGATTCAGTAACGACAATGAAGACGTATCACTGGATGATATTGAGGAATGCTTCGTAAGAAGGCTAGAATGGAAATCAGTGAGGGAAAGTGTTGATGAAGGTGACAGTAGAAGTTCTCCTCCCTCAGAGAAAGAGGCAGAGTGGCTTAGCTCCTCTGAGAACATAACGGAAGGTAGTAACACAATTGGCGAAGAAAGAGGCAGAATAAGCAATGCCACTGATGTAAGTATCAATGAGCTGAGGCAAACCGAAATCAGAACTGAAATGACGAGTGCAGAGGTAAGAAGTGCTGAAAAAGGGGAGCTTATTCTTTGCTCGTAA